From a single Crateriforma spongiae genomic region:
- a CDS encoding alpha/beta fold hydrolase, with the protein MDMIAQDLLAYESKSLRVDGLSGSTWTMRYLDEGPTSHTPSDQSDSIPSDSGPILCVHGNPTWSFYFRRVVQRFSSARRVVAVDHLGCGRSDKPAKSEFDYCLASHRDNLVRLIDQLDLSQTTLLAHDWGGAIGLAALCERRDRFKRIVLLNTGAFPPPYLPLRIAACRWPLVGPLGVRGFNAFARAAQTMTVSRQPLPPDVRRGMIAPYDSWANRVAIDAFVQDIPMHRSHRTFPVLQKLESELPSLSGLPILLIWGMQDWCFRPECLERFQGHWPNATVVPIEDAGHYVLEDAPNETLNAIDEFLQST; encoded by the coding sequence ATGGACATGATCGCCCAGGACCTGCTGGCATACGAATCAAAATCTTTGAGGGTCGACGGCCTGTCCGGATCAACCTGGACAATGCGGTATCTGGACGAAGGCCCGACGTCGCATACACCGTCCGATCAGTCGGATTCGATTCCGTCCGATTCCGGTCCCATCCTGTGCGTCCACGGGAATCCGACCTGGAGTTTCTATTTTCGTCGCGTCGTCCAGCGGTTCAGCTCTGCCCGTCGCGTTGTGGCGGTGGATCACCTGGGCTGTGGACGCAGTGACAAACCGGCAAAGTCTGAATTTGACTATTGCCTGGCATCACACCGCGACAATTTGGTCCGGTTGATCGACCAGCTGGACTTGAGCCAGACAACGTTGCTGGCCCACGATTGGGGCGGTGCGATCGGCTTGGCTGCGTTGTGTGAACGTCGCGACCGATTCAAGAGGATTGTGTTGCTGAATACGGGCGCTTTCCCGCCGCCCTATTTGCCCCTGCGGATCGCCGCCTGTCGCTGGCCGTTGGTCGGGCCGCTGGGCGTGCGTGGGTTCAACGCGTTCGCTCGAGCCGCGCAGACGATGACGGTTTCGCGGCAACCGCTGCCGCCGGACGTCCGCCGCGGCATGATCGCCCCCTATGACAGCTGGGCGAATCGTGTCGCGATCGACGCCTTTGTCCAAGACATTCCGATGCATCGGTCGCACCGGACGTTTCCGGTGTTACAAAAGCTTGAATCGGAGCTGCCGTCGCTTTCCGGTCTTCCAATCTTGTTGATCTGGGGCATGCAGGATTGGTGTTTTCGACCCGAATGCCTGGAGCGTTTCCAAGGGCACTGGCCCAACGCCACTGTGGTGCCGATCGAGGATGCGGGGCACTATGTGCTGGAAGACGCACCGAACGAAACTCTGAATGCGATCGACGAATTTCTGCAATCGACGTGA
- the rnpA gene encoding ribonuclease P protein component: protein MKPTPAEPGLPQDALTFPKSRRVRRPQEFTRLMRTGVCVADDVLVMFASPIRPRQRQSLADAKAQLGVTIPKKVGNAVVRNRWKRWIRESFRTQPSEFHDGWQYVVRPKKGASATYQAIRRSLPRLSRRAVKRYRQSTS, encoded by the coding sequence TTGAAGCCAACACCAGCCGAACCAGGACTTCCCCAGGACGCCCTGACGTTCCCCAAGTCGCGTCGCGTCCGTCGCCCGCAAGAGTTCACTCGATTGATGCGGACGGGAGTTTGCGTTGCCGACGACGTGTTGGTGATGTTTGCAAGCCCGATTCGGCCCCGGCAGCGTCAATCCCTGGCGGATGCGAAAGCCCAGTTGGGCGTCACCATTCCGAAAAAGGTGGGCAATGCGGTGGTTCGCAATCGATGGAAGCGTTGGATACGAGAATCTTTTCGAACTCAGCCCAGCGAGTTTCACGACGGTTGGCAGTACGTCGTTCGGCCCAAGAAAGGTGCATCGGCAACGTATCAGGCGATTCGGCGATCGCTGCCACGTTTATCGCGACGCGCGGTCAAGCGGTATCGTCAATCCACATCCTGA
- the clpP gene encoding ATP-dependent Clp endopeptidase proteolytic subunit ClpP, whose product MPIIPYVIESNGREERTYDIYSRLLKDRIIFLGQQVDDQISNALVAQMLFLQSDNPKEDIHLYINSPGGSITAGMAIYDTMQFVSCDVATYCIGQAASMGAVLLTAGAKGKRHALPNARIMIHQPLAGMQGTAREVEIHVEELRRIKQRMNEIMIEHTGHSLEKIEEDTDRDRFMSAAEASEYGLIDKVVQRIDQTS is encoded by the coding sequence ATGCCGATCATTCCTTACGTTATTGAAAGCAACGGTCGCGAAGAACGCACCTACGATATCTACAGCCGGTTGTTGAAAGACCGGATCATCTTCCTGGGACAACAAGTCGACGACCAGATCAGCAATGCCCTGGTGGCTCAGATGCTGTTCCTGCAGTCGGACAACCCCAAGGAAGACATCCATCTTTACATCAACAGTCCCGGCGGCAGCATCACCGCGGGCATGGCCATCTACGACACGATGCAGTTTGTCAGCTGTGACGTCGCCACCTATTGCATCGGCCAAGCCGCTTCGATGGGGGCCGTTTTGCTGACCGCCGGTGCCAAGGGAAAGCGACATGCGTTACCCAATGCCCGGATCATGATCCACCAACCGTTGGCCGGAATGCAGGGGACCGCACGCGAAGTCGAGATTCACGTCGAAGAATTGCGTCGGATCAAGCAACGCATGAACGAAATCATGATCGAACACACCGGCCACTCGCTGGAAAAGATCGAGGAAGACACCGATCGGGACCGTTTCATGTCGGCGGCCGAAGCGTCCGAGTATGGCTTGATCGACAAGGTGGTTCAGCGGATCGATCAAACGTCGTGA
- a CDS encoding sigma-70 family RNA polymerase sigma factor: MAVTGTPAVRRERRKTRRDSAAQSPLETYLREINETALLSAQDELDLAEQIAQGDVMARDRMVRANLRLVVNIARGYTGKGLGLQDLIEEGNLGLLRAVEGFDPSVGTRFSTYASYWIKQSIKRALINSAKTIRIPAYMVELLSKWRRATARLSEELGRTPTNEEVARVLGLPKKKLPIIRKAIKINNSTPQSDQTDSGWSLGEMVMDERLKAPDEEMLDHDILRHAMELLDDLEEREAMVLKLRFGLVGDEPKTLKEIGETLGLTRERVRQIETDALRRLADGLTDPRERYL; the protein is encoded by the coding sequence ATGGCGGTGACCGGCACTCCGGCCGTCCGTCGCGAACGACGGAAGACTCGACGCGATTCGGCCGCCCAATCGCCTCTGGAAACGTATCTTCGCGAGATCAATGAAACCGCGTTGCTGTCGGCTCAAGACGAACTGGACTTGGCCGAGCAAATCGCTCAGGGCGACGTCATGGCGCGTGACCGAATGGTGCGTGCCAACCTGCGTTTGGTCGTCAACATCGCTCGCGGCTACACGGGCAAGGGCCTGGGGCTGCAAGACTTGATCGAAGAAGGCAACCTGGGTCTGCTGCGGGCGGTCGAAGGATTCGATCCCAGTGTCGGAACAAGATTCAGCACCTATGCCAGCTACTGGATCAAACAGTCGATCAAGAGAGCATTGATCAACAGTGCGAAAACGATTCGCATCCCGGCATACATGGTTGAATTGCTGAGCAAGTGGCGAAGGGCGACGGCAAGGCTGAGCGAAGAACTGGGCCGTACGCCGACCAACGAAGAAGTGGCCCGCGTGCTGGGGTTACCCAAGAAGAAGCTGCCGATCATTCGCAAGGCGATCAAGATCAACAACAGCACGCCTCAAAGCGATCAAACCGATTCCGGTTGGTCGCTGGGCGAAATGGTCATGGACGAGCGTTTGAAGGCTCCCGACGAGGAGATGCTGGACCACGACATCCTGCGTCACGCCATGGAATTGCTGGACGATCTGGAAGAACGCGAAGCGATGGTCTTGAAACTGCGGTTCGGCTTGGTCGGCGATGAGCCGAAAACGCTGAAGGAGATTGGCGAGACGTTGGGATTGACTCGCGAGCGGGTACGCCAAATCGAAACTGATGCACTTCGCCGTTTGGCCGATGGACTGACCGATCCTCGGGAACGCTATCTGTAG
- a CDS encoding DnaJ C-terminal domain-containing protein: protein MAEDLYETLGVGRTADKDEIQKAYRKLARKYHPDVNKDSDAAREKFKRVQEAYEVLSDEEKRAAYDRYGADFEKIRTGGWQPGAGGASFDGLDLEQIFGGAGAAKAGGNPFEGGFTDFFEQLMGGGAGPARGRPGRGRTAAAPPRRGSNLRHELEIPFSMAVTGGKTEFYLHRGGKQEKLSVTIPAGVETGSKIRLRQQGHASTSGGDPGDLILLIKVSPHPHFKRNGQNLELRLPVSIGEAVLGGKVDVPTPQGTVTLSIPPGTSSGKRLRIKGRGVAKAGANPGDLLVELQIQLPDQIDDESKQLIESFAERNPPPDRDDLQF from the coding sequence GTGGCCGAAGATCTGTACGAAACCCTTGGCGTCGGTCGAACCGCCGACAAGGACGAAATTCAAAAAGCGTACCGCAAGCTCGCGCGGAAATATCATCCCGACGTCAACAAAGACAGTGACGCGGCACGGGAGAAGTTTAAACGCGTCCAGGAAGCTTACGAGGTTCTCAGCGACGAAGAAAAACGCGCCGCTTACGATCGGTACGGCGCCGACTTTGAAAAAATCCGCACCGGCGGTTGGCAACCGGGGGCCGGCGGAGCTTCGTTTGACGGGCTGGATTTGGAACAGATTTTCGGCGGCGCCGGCGCGGCAAAGGCGGGAGGCAATCCGTTCGAAGGCGGCTTCACGGATTTCTTCGAGCAACTGATGGGTGGTGGTGCAGGCCCGGCGCGAGGTCGTCCGGGGCGTGGCCGGACCGCTGCTGCACCGCCGCGACGCGGATCCAATCTGCGGCACGAGCTGGAAATACCTTTTTCGATGGCCGTCACGGGCGGAAAGACGGAGTTCTATCTGCACCGCGGTGGCAAGCAAGAAAAGTTGTCGGTCACCATTCCCGCCGGCGTCGAAACGGGGTCAAAGATTCGCCTGAGACAGCAAGGCCACGCTTCGACCAGTGGAGGTGATCCCGGCGATTTGATTTTGCTGATCAAGGTGTCGCCGCACCCACATTTCAAGCGGAACGGCCAGAACCTGGAACTGCGATTGCCCGTCTCGATTGGCGAAGCGGTCTTGGGCGGCAAAGTCGACGTGCCCACGCCGCAAGGTACGGTCACACTGTCAATCCCGCCGGGAACTAGCAGCGGAAAACGGCTGCGGATCAAAGGACGCGGGGTTGCCAAAGCTGGTGCGAACCCGGGCGACCTGTTGGTCGAACTTCAGATTCAGCTACCGGACCAAATCGACGACGAATCCAAGCAGTTGATTGAATCCTTTGCCGAACGAAATCCGCCGCCGGACCGCGACGATTTGCAGTTTTGA
- a CDS encoding ClpP family protease, with protein MEFSSASDILPPQMAGGYSYQNYQRQRQMTLGDLLLENRILFLQGEIHTGNANELVMKLLYLQSENRRKDIHFYINSPGGSVTATLAIYDTMQMLSCPVATYCVGEACSGASVVLCAGTKGKRFCLPNSRVMLHQPMGGVGGQVSDIEIQAAEMFRYRDVLNGILSKHTGQSVEQIAKDTDRDFFLNAEEAKNYGLVDDILTRPPNDNDEDSDDE; from the coding sequence ATGGAATTTTCATCGGCTTCTGACATTTTGCCGCCGCAAATGGCCGGCGGATATTCCTATCAGAACTACCAGCGCCAGCGTCAAATGACGTTGGGCGATTTGCTGCTGGAAAACCGCATCCTGTTTTTGCAGGGTGAGATTCATACCGGCAACGCCAACGAACTGGTGATGAAACTGTTGTATTTGCAAAGCGAAAATCGCCGCAAAGACATCCACTTTTACATCAACAGTCCCGGCGGCAGTGTCACCGCCACTCTGGCGATCTACGACACAATGCAAATGCTGTCGTGCCCGGTGGCAACCTACTGTGTCGGCGAAGCCTGCAGCGGTGCATCGGTCGTGCTTTGTGCTGGCACCAAAGGCAAGCGTTTCTGTTTGCCCAACAGCCGCGTGATGCTGCACCAACCGATGGGCGGTGTCGGCGGTCAGGTCAGCGATATCGAGATTCAGGCGGCCGAGATGTTCCGCTATCGCGACGTGCTTAACGGCATCCTGTCGAAGCACACGGGCCAATCGGTCGAACAGATCGCCAAGGATACCGATCGTGATTTCTTCTTGAATGCGGAAGAAGCCAAAAACTATGGGCTGGTTGACGACATTCTGACGCGTCCGCCCAACGACAACGATGAAGACAGCGACGACGAGTGA